A DNA window from Rhinolophus sinicus isolate RSC01 linkage group LG10, ASM3656204v1, whole genome shotgun sequence contains the following coding sequences:
- the NICN1 gene encoding nicolin-1 isoform X2: MSRVLVPCHVKGTVALQVGDVRTSQGRPGVLVIDVTFPSVAPFELQEITFKNYYTAFLSIRVRQYTSMHTPVKWVTCLRDYCLMPDPHSEEGAQEYVSLFKHQMLCDMSRVMELRLILRQPSPLWLSFTVEELQIYQQGPKSPSMTFPKWLSHPVPCEQPAARLEGVPNPSSVSSEVQQMWALTEMVRASHTSTKIGRFDVDGCYDLNLLSYT, from the exons ATGTCCCGCGTGTTGGTGCCCTGCCATGTGAAAGGCACCGTGGCCCTGCAAGTGGGCGATGTGCGGACCTCCCAAGGCCGGCCTGGCGTGCTGGTTATCGATGTCACCTTCCCCAGCGTCGCGCCCTTCGAG TTGCAGGAGATCACGTTTAAGAATTACTACACAGCCTTTCTGAGCATCCGTGTTCGCCAGTATACCTCGATGCACACGCCAGTCAAGTGGGTGACCTGCCTGCGGGACTACTGCCTGATGCCTGACCCACACAGTGAGGAGGGAGCCCAGGAGTATGTATCGCTGTTCAAGCACCAG aTGCTGTGTGACATGTCCAGAGTAATGGAGCTGCGCCTGATTCTGCGACAGCCGTCACCACTGTGGTTGTCTTTCACAGTGGAGGAGCTGCAGATCTACCAGCAGGGACCGAAG AGTCCTTCCATGACCTTTCCCAAGTGGCTATCCCACCCAGTGCCTTGTGAGCAGCCCGCTGCCCGCCTTGAG GGTGTCCCAAACCCCAGCAGCGTATCCTCTGAGGTGCAGCAGATGTGGGCACTGACGGAGATGGTCCGGGCCAGTCACACCTCCACAAAGATCGGCCGCTTTGAT GTGGATGGCTGTTATGACCTGAACTTGCTCTCCTACACTTGA
- the NICN1 gene encoding nicolin-1 isoform X1, whose translation MSRVLVPCHVKGTVALQVGDVRTSQGRPGVLVIDVTFPSVAPFELQEITFKNYYTAFLSIRVRQYTSMHTPVKWVTCLRDYCLMPDPHSEEGAQEYVSLFKHQMLCDMSRVMELRLILRQPSPLWLSFTVEELQIYQQGPKSPSMTFPKWLSHPVPCEQPAARLEQGVPNPSSVSSEVQQMWALTEMVRASHTSTKIGRFDVDGCYDLNLLSYT comes from the exons ATGTCCCGCGTGTTGGTGCCCTGCCATGTGAAAGGCACCGTGGCCCTGCAAGTGGGCGATGTGCGGACCTCCCAAGGCCGGCCTGGCGTGCTGGTTATCGATGTCACCTTCCCCAGCGTCGCGCCCTTCGAG TTGCAGGAGATCACGTTTAAGAATTACTACACAGCCTTTCTGAGCATCCGTGTTCGCCAGTATACCTCGATGCACACGCCAGTCAAGTGGGTGACCTGCCTGCGGGACTACTGCCTGATGCCTGACCCACACAGTGAGGAGGGAGCCCAGGAGTATGTATCGCTGTTCAAGCACCAG aTGCTGTGTGACATGTCCAGAGTAATGGAGCTGCGCCTGATTCTGCGACAGCCGTCACCACTGTGGTTGTCTTTCACAGTGGAGGAGCTGCAGATCTACCAGCAGGGACCGAAG AGTCCTTCCATGACCTTTCCCAAGTGGCTATCCCACCCAGTGCCTTGTGAGCAGCCCGCTGCCCGCCTTGAG CAGGGTGTCCCAAACCCCAGCAGCGTATCCTCTGAGGTGCAGCAGATGTGGGCACTGACGGAGATGGTCCGGGCCAGTCACACCTCCACAAAGATCGGCCGCTTTGAT GTGGATGGCTGTTATGACCTGAACTTGCTCTCCTACACTTGA
- the NICN1 gene encoding nicolin-1 isoform X3, translating into MYFSETFLGDSEERPVLQEITFKNYYTAFLSIRVRQYTSMHTPVKWVTCLRDYCLMPDPHSEEGAQEYVSLFKHQMLCDMSRVMELRLILRQPSPLWLSFTVEELQIYQQGPKSPSMTFPKWLSHPVPCEQPAARLEQGVPNPSSVSSEVQQMWALTEMVRASHTSTKIGRFDVDGCYDLNLLSYT; encoded by the exons ATGTATTTTTCAGAAACTTTCTTAGGTGATTCTGAGGAGCGTCCAGTG TTGCAGGAGATCACGTTTAAGAATTACTACACAGCCTTTCTGAGCATCCGTGTTCGCCAGTATACCTCGATGCACACGCCAGTCAAGTGGGTGACCTGCCTGCGGGACTACTGCCTGATGCCTGACCCACACAGTGAGGAGGGAGCCCAGGAGTATGTATCGCTGTTCAAGCACCAG aTGCTGTGTGACATGTCCAGAGTAATGGAGCTGCGCCTGATTCTGCGACAGCCGTCACCACTGTGGTTGTCTTTCACAGTGGAGGAGCTGCAGATCTACCAGCAGGGACCGAAG AGTCCTTCCATGACCTTTCCCAAGTGGCTATCCCACCCAGTGCCTTGTGAGCAGCCCGCTGCCCGCCTTGAG CAGGGTGTCCCAAACCCCAGCAGCGTATCCTCTGAGGTGCAGCAGATGTGGGCACTGACGGAGATGGTCCGGGCCAGTCACACCTCCACAAAGATCGGCCGCTTTGAT GTGGATGGCTGTTATGACCTGAACTTGCTCTCCTACACTTGA
- the AMT gene encoding aminomethyltransferase, mitochondrial isoform X2: MPGAVSLQPGPIVLCAQKPRLLLGLPAPILIPFVGDLTKPARTTSPSVPDRVVASVRRLHWSPVTMQRVVSMVARLGLRGQPLPSVLGRPLSGSQDVLRRTPLYDFHLARGGKMVAFAGWSLPVQYQDSHVDSHLHTRRHCSLFDVSHMLQTKIHGCDRVKLMESLVVGDIAELRPNQGTLSLFTNEAGGILDDLIVTNTSEGHLYVVSNAGCWDKDLALMQDKVRELQNMGSDVGLEVVDNALLALQGPTVAQVLQDGVADDLRKLPFMTSAVMEVFGVSGCRVTRCGYTGEDGVEISVPAAEAVRLAKALLENPEVKLAGLAARDSLRLEAGLCLYGNDIDEHTTPVEGSLSWTLGTVTSGCPSPCLKKNVAMGYVPSEYSRPGTRLLVEVRRKQQTAVVSKMPFVPTNYYTLK; encoded by the exons ATGCCTGGGGCTGTTTCCCTGCAGCCAGGACCCATTGTACTGTGTGCTCAAAAGCCCCGCCTGCTCTTGGGGTTGCCCGCCCCTATTCTGATCCCCTTTGTGGGAGACTTGACTAAGCCAGCCCGGACTACATCTCCCAGCGTGCCTGACAGAGTGGTGGCCTCTGTGCGTCGGCTACACTGGTCGCCGGTAACAATGCAGCGAGTAGTGAGCATGGTGGCCCGCCTGGGCTTGCGTGGGCAGCCTCTCCCCTCGGTCCTGGGCCGTCCGCTCAGTGGCTCACAG GATGTGCTCCGCAGGACACCCCTCTATGACTTTCACCTGGCCCGTGGCGGGAAGATGGTAGCGTTCGCAGGCTGGAGTCTGCCAGTGCAGTACCAGGACAGCCACGTTGACTCACACCTACACACACGCAGGCACTGCTCGCTCTTTGATGTGTCCCACATGCTACAG ACCAAGATACACGGTTGTGACCGGGTGAAGCTGATGGAAAGTCTAGTGGTTGGAGATATTGCAGAGCTAAGGCCAAACCAG GGGACACTGTCGCTGTTTACCAACGAAGCTGGAGGCATCTTAGATGACTTGATTGTGACCAACACCTCTGAAGGGCACCTGTACGTGGTGTCCAATGCTGGCTGCTGGGACAAGGACTTGGCCCTAATGCAG GACAAAGTCAGGGAGCTTCAGAACATGGGCAGTGATGTGGGCCTGGAGGTGGTAGATAATGCCCTGCTAGCCCTGCAAG GCCCCACTGTGGCCCAGGTGCTACAGGATGGCGTGGCAGATGACCTGAGGAAACTGCCCTTCATGACCAGTGCTGTGATGGAGGTGTTTGGCGTGTCCGGCTGCCGCGTGACCCGCTGTGGCTATACAGGAGAGGACGGTGTGGAG ATCTCGGTGCCAGCAGCTGAGGCAGTCCGCCTGGCAAAAGCTCTGCTGGAAAACCCAGAGGTGAAGCTGGCAGGGCTGGCGGCCCGGGACAGCCTGCGCCTGGAGGCAGGCCTCTGCTTGTACGGGAATGACATCGACGAACACACCACACCTGTGGAAGGCAGCCTCAGCTGGACATTGG GTACTGTGACCAGTGGCTGCCCCTCACCCTGCCTGAAGAAGAATGTGGCGATGGGTTATGTGCCTTCTGAGTACAGTCGGCCAGGTACCCGGCTGCTGGTAGAAGTACGGCGGAAACAGCAGACAGCTGTGGTTAGCAAGATGCCCTTTGTGCCCACAAACTACTACACTCTCAAGTGA
- the AMT gene encoding aminomethyltransferase, mitochondrial isoform X1, which translates to MPGAVSLQPGPIVLCAQKPRLLLGLPAPILIPFVGDLTKPARTTSPSVPDRVVASVRRLHWSPVTMQRVVSMVARLGLRGQPLPSVLGRPLSGSQDVLRRTPLYDFHLARGGKMVAFAGWSLPVQYQDSHVDSHLHTRRHCSLFDVSHMLQTKIHGCDRVKLMESLVVGDIAELRPNQGTLSLFTNEAGGILDDLIVTNTSEGHLYVVSNAGCWDKDLALMQDKVRELQNMGSDVGLEVVDNALLALQGPTVAQVLQDGVADDLRKLPFMTSAVMEVFGVSGCRVTRCGYTGEDGVEISVPAAEAVRLAKALLENPEVKLAGLAARDSLRLEAGLCLYGNDIDEHTTPVEGSLSWTLGKRRRAAMDFPGAAVIIPQLKGKVQRRRVGLMCEGAPMRAHSPILSTEGTVIGTVTSGCPSPCLKKNVAMGYVPSEYSRPGTRLLVEVRRKQQTAVVSKMPFVPTNYYTLK; encoded by the exons ATGCCTGGGGCTGTTTCCCTGCAGCCAGGACCCATTGTACTGTGTGCTCAAAAGCCCCGCCTGCTCTTGGGGTTGCCCGCCCCTATTCTGATCCCCTTTGTGGGAGACTTGACTAAGCCAGCCCGGACTACATCTCCCAGCGTGCCTGACAGAGTGGTGGCCTCTGTGCGTCGGCTACACTGGTCGCCGGTAACAATGCAGCGAGTAGTGAGCATGGTGGCCCGCCTGGGCTTGCGTGGGCAGCCTCTCCCCTCGGTCCTGGGCCGTCCGCTCAGTGGCTCACAG GATGTGCTCCGCAGGACACCCCTCTATGACTTTCACCTGGCCCGTGGCGGGAAGATGGTAGCGTTCGCAGGCTGGAGTCTGCCAGTGCAGTACCAGGACAGCCACGTTGACTCACACCTACACACACGCAGGCACTGCTCGCTCTTTGATGTGTCCCACATGCTACAG ACCAAGATACACGGTTGTGACCGGGTGAAGCTGATGGAAAGTCTAGTGGTTGGAGATATTGCAGAGCTAAGGCCAAACCAG GGGACACTGTCGCTGTTTACCAACGAAGCTGGAGGCATCTTAGATGACTTGATTGTGACCAACACCTCTGAAGGGCACCTGTACGTGGTGTCCAATGCTGGCTGCTGGGACAAGGACTTGGCCCTAATGCAG GACAAAGTCAGGGAGCTTCAGAACATGGGCAGTGATGTGGGCCTGGAGGTGGTAGATAATGCCCTGCTAGCCCTGCAAG GCCCCACTGTGGCCCAGGTGCTACAGGATGGCGTGGCAGATGACCTGAGGAAACTGCCCTTCATGACCAGTGCTGTGATGGAGGTGTTTGGCGTGTCCGGCTGCCGCGTGACCCGCTGTGGCTATACAGGAGAGGACGGTGTGGAG ATCTCGGTGCCAGCAGCTGAGGCAGTCCGCCTGGCAAAAGCTCTGCTGGAAAACCCAGAGGTGAAGCTGGCAGGGCTGGCGGCCCGGGACAGCCTGCGCCTGGAGGCAGGCCTCTGCTTGTACGGGAATGACATCGACGAACACACCACACCTGTGGAAGGCAGCCTCAGCTGGACATTGG GGAAGCGCCGCCGAGCTGCTATGGACTTTCCTGGAGCTGCAGTCATCATCCCCCAGCTGAAGGGCAAGGTGCAGCGGAGGCGTGTGGGGTTAATGTGTGAGGGAGCTCCTATGCGGGCACACAGCCCCATCCTGAGTACAGAGGGCACCGTGATTG GTACTGTGACCAGTGGCTGCCCCTCACCCTGCCTGAAGAAGAATGTGGCGATGGGTTATGTGCCTTCTGAGTACAGTCGGCCAGGTACCCGGCTGCTGGTAGAAGTACGGCGGAAACAGCAGACAGCTGTGGTTAGCAAGATGCCCTTTGTGCCCACAAACTACTACACTCTCAAGTGA
- the TCTA gene encoding T-cell leukemia translocation-altered gene protein, which translates to MADSWSGQSLQALPATVLGVLGDLGSEFLREWEAQDMRVTLFKLLLLWLVLSLLGIQLAWGFYGSTVTGLYHRPGLGGQNGSTPDGSTHFPSWETAANEPLKTHRE; encoded by the exons ATGGCGGATTCCTGGTCCGGGCAGTCCTTGCAAGCTCTGCCGGCCACGGTGCTAGGCGTCCTGGGCGACCTGGGCAGCGAGTTCCTGCGGGAGTGGGAGGCGCAGGACATGCGCGTGACCCTCTtcaagctgctgctgctgtggttGGTGTTAAGTCTCCTGGGCATCCAGCTGGCGTGGGGGTTCTACGGGAGTACGGTGACCGGGCTATATCACCGCCCAG GTCTGGGCGGCCAGAACGGATCCACACCTGATGGCTCCACGCATTTCCCTTCGTG GGAAACAGCAGCAAACGAACCTCTCAAAACCCACAGAGAATAA